From one Dryobates pubescens isolate bDryPub1 chromosome 2, bDryPub1.pri, whole genome shotgun sequence genomic stretch:
- the LOC128898045 gene encoding protein FAM133-like, producing the protein MDNRKDEKNRTHCASSQEELKVRGKEKRKRKRSRSRSSSVSSSSSSSTTSTSSSSSRSSSRSPSSSSRDSPKSKSKKKNKEKHSKKKRKKENKMKKKEKKKKKEKTGPVQLSKFFKNKKKNENYSMITGKKIKMRIKKTKKDKERDRNRAELLEFLNSAL; encoded by the exons ATGGATAACAGAAAGGATGAAAAGAACAGGACACACTGTGCAAGTTCACAAGAAGAGCTGAAAGTCCGAG gaaaagaaaagaggaaacgAAAGCGCAGCAGAAGCAGGTCGTCATCTGTTTCATCCTCATCATCTTCTAGCACCACAtctacttcctcctcctcctcacgcTCGTCATCAAGATCACCTTCCTCAAGCAGCAGAG ATTCTCCTAAGTCTAAatcaaagaagaagaataaagaaaaacacagcaaaaag aaaaggaaaaaggagaacaaaatgaagaagaaagaaaagaagaagaaaaaagagaaaacaggacCTGTCCAGCTGTCCAAG TTCttcaaaaacaaaaagaagaatgaaaacTACAGTATGATaactggaaagaaaattaagatGAGAATAAAGAAGACTAAGAAGGATAAAGAG agagaccggAACCGCGCAGAGCTCCTGGAATTCCTGAACTCTGCCTTGTGA